A window of the Diospyros lotus cultivar Yz01 unplaced genomic scaffold, ASM1463336v1 superscaf1, whole genome shotgun sequence genome harbors these coding sequences:
- the LOC127793203 gene encoding probable xyloglucan 6-xylosyltransferase 5, which yields MGQDGITPQKRGGGLPTSTTTVNGRAGRGSILPRGRQIHRTFNNIKITILCGFVTILVLRGYIGLNLGSPDADAINQNLIEETNRILAEIRSDHDPDDVTEPYFDGNATFSLGPRISNWDHDRKIWLDLHPQFPSFVRGKPRILLVTGSPPNPCDNPIGDHYLLKAIKNKIDYCRLHGIEIVYNMAHLDKELAGYWAKLPLIRRLMLSHPEVEWIWWMDSDALFTDMVFELPFSKYDDYNLVVHGYPDLLFEQKSWIAVNTGSFLFRNCQWSLDLLDTWAPMGPKGPIRDEAGRILTANLKGRPAFEADDQSALIYLLISQKDLWMNKVFLENSYYLHGYWAGLVDRYEEMIEKYHPGLGDERWPFVTHFVGCKPCGSYGDYPVERCLSSMERAFNFADNQVLKLYGFRHRGLLSPKIKRVRNETVKPLEIVDQFDIRRTEHGSKASLG from the coding sequence atggGTCAAGACGGTATCACTCCCCAGAAGCGCGGCGGCGGGCTTCCCACCAGCACCACCACCGTCAACGGCAGGGCCGGCAGGGGCTCCATTCTCCCGCGCGGCCGCCAGATCCACCGCACCTTCAACAACATCAAGATCACCATCCTCTGTGGCTTCGTCACCATCCTCGTCCTCCGCGGCTACATCGGCCTCAACCTCGGCTCCCCCGACGCCGACGCCATCAACCAAAACCTCATCGAGGAGACCAACCGCATCCTCGCCGAGATCCGCTCCGACCACGACCCCGACGACGTCACCGAGCCCTACTTCGACGGCAACGCCACCTTCTCCCTCGGCCCCAGGATCTCCAATTGGGACCACGACCGCAAGATCTGGCTCGATCTCCACCCCCAATTCCCCAGCTTCGTCCGCGGTAAGCCTCGGATCTTGCTCGTCACCGGCTCCCCGCCCAACCCCTGTGATAACCCCATTGGGGATCACTATCTCCTCAAAGCAATCAAGAACAAGATTGATTACTGTAGGTTACACGGGATTGAGATTGTCTACAACATGGCTCATTTGGACAAGGAGCTCGCTGGGTATTGGGCGAAATTGCCCCTGATTCGGAGGTTGATGTTGTCTCACCCTGAAGTGGAGTGGATTTGGTGGATGGACAGTGATGCTCTGTTTACCGACATGGTGTTTGAGCTTCCATTTTCAAAGTATGACGATTACAATCTGGTTGTCCATGGGTATCCCGATTTGTTGTTCGAGCAGAAGTCTTGGATTGCAGTGAACACTGGTAGTTTCCTGTTCCGGAATTGCCAGTGGTCATTGGATTTGCTTGATACTTGGGCTCCAATGGGTCCAAAGGGTCCGATTCGTGACGAGGCTGGAAGGATTTTGACTGCAAATTTGAAGGGCAGGCCGGCTTTTGAGGCTGATGATCAGTCAGCTTTAATATACTTGTTGATTTCGCAGAAGGATCTGTGGATGAACAAGGTGTTCCTTGAGAATTCTTACTATTTACATGGGTACTGGGCTGGCTTGGTGGATCGATACGAGGAGATGATTGAGAAGTACCACCCGGGATTGGGTGATGAGAGGTGGCCTTTTGTGACTCACTTTGTGGGTTGCAAACCTTGCGGGAGCTATGGGGACTACCCAGTTGAAAGGTGCTTGAGCAGTATGGAGAGGGCCTTCAATTTTGCAGATAACCAGGTTCTCAAGCTGTATGGGTTTAGACATAGAGGCTTGTTGAGTCCCAAGATCAAGAGGGTCAGGAATGAAACAGTTAAGCCTTTGGAGATTGTAGATCAGTTTGATATTAGGCGAACAGAGCATGGCAGCAAGGCATCACTGGGCTAG